One stretch of Mycolicibacterium fallax DNA includes these proteins:
- the murJ gene encoding murein biosynthesis integral membrane protein MurJ, with product MSSTEQSAAVPGGPVRKELTDAAVVRRSWGMAFATLISRITGFIRIVLLAAILGAALSSAFTIANQLPNLVAALVLEATFTAIFVPVLARAERDDPDGGAAFIRRLVTITTALLAVVTIASVASAPLLVRLMLGSHPQVNEALTTAFAYLLLPQVIFYGLTSVYMAILNNRNIFGPPAWAPVVNNVVAIATLGLYLLVPGELSLDPVEMGNAKLLVLGIGTTLGVAAQAAVLLVAIRRQRISLRPLWGIDERLKRFGAMAAAMVLYVLISQIGLVVGNQIASTAAASGPAIYNYAWLVLQLPFGMIGVTVLTVVMPRLSRNAAADNTTGVLADLSLATRLTMITLIPIVAFMTVGGPAIGTALFAYGNFGQVDANYLGIAIALSAFTLIPYSMMLLQLRVFYAREQPWIPIAIIIATTVVKIAGSLAAPHLTDNPELVAGYLGAANGLGFVAGALLGHLLLRRELRPGGGGLYGSVEIRTVALTALAATAAGLSGYLVDRVFGLSGLTEHGGGMGSLLRLMIIGVVMLPIVIAILVATKVPEAQAARAVLSRRLQRGQPAAGPAVVPAPAGDSLPYSDQQSLPAPELPVAPAAVAGPWTAKGSAVTDTRSAGSEGDPTARVPLPGPRPTDPASTAEDGALVAGALIADGRYRLLAFHGGAAQLQFWQALDTALDRPVALTFIDPEHRLPAAEVAEVLSRTSRLSQVGGPGIARILDVSDVVGGLVVSEWIRGGSLREVAATAPSPIGSARAIQSLAAAAGAAHKAGVAMGVDDPARLRVSIEGDVALAFPATLADATPEGDIRGVGAALYALLVNRWPLRETGVPSGFEPAELDADGQPLEPRVLDRGIPFQISAAALRSVQDNAGIRTAPTMLNLLQQATAVADRTALLDSVETPPEPEPRKSDAESATDAATKRKRALMIGIAAGVAILLVALLVLASILNKMFGDVGGGSIGDQLGLNAPSLSQSAEPTAEVGGAVKPVRATVFSPDGGADNPADADKAIDGNPNSAWSTDIYTDNVPFPNFKSGVGLMLELPEPTTVGTVTVTVPSTGTVVQVRSASSPDPAALADTTELTQPTTLQPGKNTITVDASAPTSNLLLWISTMGTTAGKNKTEFSEIVVNAVK from the coding sequence ATGAGCAGCACCGAGCAGTCCGCCGCGGTGCCCGGCGGGCCGGTCCGCAAGGAACTCACCGACGCCGCGGTGGTACGGCGGTCCTGGGGGATGGCGTTTGCGACGCTGATCAGCCGGATCACCGGCTTCATCCGGATCGTGCTGTTGGCCGCGATCCTGGGCGCCGCACTGTCCAGCGCGTTCACCATCGCCAACCAGCTGCCCAACCTGGTCGCGGCCCTGGTGCTGGAGGCGACCTTCACCGCCATCTTCGTGCCGGTGCTGGCCCGCGCCGAACGCGACGATCCCGACGGCGGCGCGGCCTTCATTCGCCGGTTGGTCACCATCACCACGGCGCTGCTTGCGGTGGTGACCATCGCCTCGGTGGCCTCGGCGCCCCTGCTGGTGCGCCTGATGCTCGGCAGCCATCCGCAGGTGAACGAGGCGCTGACGACGGCGTTCGCGTATCTGCTTCTCCCGCAGGTGATCTTCTACGGGTTGACCTCGGTCTACATGGCGATCCTGAACAACCGCAACATCTTTGGCCCGCCGGCGTGGGCGCCGGTGGTCAACAATGTGGTCGCCATCGCCACCCTCGGCCTGTACCTGCTTGTTCCGGGCGAACTTTCGCTCGACCCGGTTGAGATGGGCAACGCCAAGCTGCTGGTGCTGGGCATCGGCACCACCCTCGGCGTGGCGGCTCAGGCCGCGGTGCTGCTGGTCGCGATCCGCCGCCAGCGGATCAGCCTGCGTCCGCTGTGGGGCATCGACGAGCGGCTCAAACGCTTCGGGGCAATGGCCGCGGCGATGGTGCTGTACGTGCTGATCAGCCAGATCGGTCTGGTCGTCGGCAACCAGATCGCAAGCACCGCAGCGGCATCCGGTCCGGCCATCTACAACTACGCCTGGCTGGTGCTGCAGCTGCCGTTCGGCATGATCGGCGTGACGGTGCTGACCGTGGTGATGCCGCGGCTCAGCCGCAACGCCGCCGCCGACAACACCACCGGAGTGCTGGCCGACCTGTCCCTGGCCACCCGGCTGACCATGATCACCCTGATCCCGATCGTGGCGTTCATGACCGTCGGCGGCCCGGCGATCGGCACCGCGCTGTTCGCCTACGGCAACTTCGGCCAGGTCGACGCCAACTACCTCGGCATCGCGATCGCCTTGTCCGCGTTCACGCTGATCCCCTATTCGATGATGCTGCTGCAACTTCGGGTCTTCTACGCTCGCGAGCAGCCGTGGATCCCGATCGCCATCATCATTGCCACCACCGTGGTCAAGATCGCCGGGTCGCTGGCCGCCCCGCACCTGACCGACAACCCCGAACTGGTCGCCGGCTACCTCGGCGCCGCCAACGGCCTGGGCTTCGTTGCCGGCGCCCTGCTCGGCCACCTGCTGCTGCGCCGAGAGCTGCGTCCCGGCGGCGGCGGGCTGTACGGGTCGGTGGAGATCCGCACCGTCGCGCTGACGGCGCTGGCCGCGACGGCGGCGGGCCTGTCCGGGTACCTGGTGGACCGGGTCTTCGGGCTGTCCGGCCTGACCGAACACGGCGGCGGGATGGGTTCGCTGCTCCGGCTGATGATCATCGGCGTGGTGATGTTGCCGATCGTCATCGCGATCCTGGTGGCCACCAAAGTGCCCGAGGCGCAGGCCGCCCGTGCCGTGCTGAGCCGCCGACTGCAACGCGGCCAGCCGGCTGCCGGCCCGGCCGTCGTGCCTGCGCCCGCAGGCGATTCCCTACCGTATTCTGACCAACAAAGTTTGCCCGCGCCGGAATTGCCGGTGGCCCCGGCAGCCGTTGCCGGGCCGTGGACAGCGAAAGGATCCGCGGTGACCGACACTCGCTCAGCTGGCTCGGAGGGCGACCCCACCGCCCGGGTTCCGCTCCCCGGCCCCCGCCCGACCGACCCAGCATCCACCGCCGAGGACGGCGCATTGGTGGCCGGGGCGTTGATCGCCGACGGGCGCTACCGGCTGCTGGCGTTTCACGGCGGCGCGGCCCAGTTGCAGTTCTGGCAGGCCCTCGACACCGCGCTGGATCGGCCGGTGGCGCTGACCTTCATCGACCCCGAGCATCGGTTGCCGGCCGCCGAGGTGGCCGAAGTCCTCTCCCGCACTTCGCGACTGAGTCAGGTCGGCGGTCCCGGGATCGCCCGGATCCTGGATGTCTCCGATGTCGTCGGCGGGCTGGTGGTCTCGGAGTGGATTCGCGGCGGGTCGCTGCGGGAGGTCGCCGCGACGGCGCCGTCGCCGATCGGCAGCGCCCGCGCCATCCAATCGCTGGCCGCCGCCGCGGGCGCCGCACACAAGGCCGGTGTCGCGATGGGCGTCGACGATCCGGCGCGGCTGCGGGTCAGCATCGAAGGCGATGTGGCGCTGGCCTTCCCGGCCACGCTCGCCGACGCCACCCCCGAGGGTGACATCCGTGGCGTCGGGGCCGCGCTGTACGCGCTGCTGGTGAACCGCTGGCCGCTGCGCGAAACGGGCGTCCCCAGCGGGTTCGAGCCGGCCGAGCTGGACGCCGACGGCCAGCCGCTGGAGCCGCGGGTGCTCGACCGCGGCATCCCGTTCCAGATTTCGGCGGCAGCGCTGCGGTCGGTTCAGGACAACGCCGGGATCCGTACCGCACCGACCATGCTGAACCTGCTGCAGCAGGCGACCGCGGTCGCCGACCGCACCGCGCTGCTCGACTCGGTGGAGACTCCGCCGGAACCGGAGCCGCGCAAGTCCGACGCGGAGTCCGCCACCGACGCCGCGACCAAGCGCAAGCGCGCGCTGATGATCGGTATCGCCGCGGGCGTGGCGATTCTGCTGGTGGCCCTGCTGGTCTTGGCGTCGATCCTGAACAAGATGTTCGGCGATGTCGGCGGCGGCAGCATCGGCGACCAGCTCGGGCTGAACGCACCGTCGCTGTCGCAGTCCGCCGAGCCCACCGCGGAGGTCGGCGGCGCGGTGAAACCGGTTCGCGCGACGGTGTTCTCCCCCGACGGCGGCGCGGACAATCCCGCCGACGCCGACAAGGCGATCGACGGGAACCCGAACTCGGCGTGGTCGACCGACATCTACACCGACAACGTGCCGTTCCCGAACTTCAAGAGCGGCGTCGGCCTGATGCTCGAGCTGCCCGAGCCGACCACCGTCGGCACGGTGACGGTGACGGTGCCGAGCACCGGCACGGTGGTGCAGGTGCGCTCGGCGTCCAGCCCGGATCCCGCCGCACTGGCCGACACCACCGAACTGACCCAGCCGACCACGCTGCAGCCCGGGAAGAACACCATCACGGTCGACGCGAGCGCGCCGACGTCGAACCTGCTGCTGTGGATCAGCACCATGGGCACGACGGCGGGCAAGAACAAGACCGAGTTCTCCGAGATCGTCGTCAACGCGGTCAAATAG
- a CDS encoding DUF6049 family protein encodes MTRARRGAPWALLATLLLALVPALFPIAANGEPDRTAFLVVEIDRVTPDIVATASEPFVTVDAAVTNVSDRPVREVVARLERADPLVATSGLRTTHTEAATSGYQPVGPFLNVTSELRPGQRAAVSFRYPIRPSDDPGLGIEHPGIYPLLINVNGTPDYGSPARLADARFLLPVLGVPPPPEPDTDAAPPAPGDVVAPDTARPVRLTMLWPLADRPRLVPGIAGGTTPVRLLDDDLAGELGPGGRLDGLLGAVEFATGANLDPGGELARTLCLAVDPDLLVTVNAMTTGYVVGDAPGTGQTVAAAWLERLRALAARMCVTALPYAQADLDAVARVGNAPLFSFATVGAQNLVDQLLGVTSVRGVTLFGDRPLTKEVLPLLDGNGQTVAIAPAAAATDPATGAPSTADVTAHRVSDRVAVAPFDPAVTATLGALGGAKNPPSYLDPSLRVPPAAGSPTALRQDALGALLWRGLHPDTEPRTQTVLPPPNWQVGAEDAGALLTALTTLLHSGLAQPLPLPELIGQTVVVPPPPVPLAAAPDTGRFDTEVIGTIADEDARLSGLTGSLGTNMQTGLTGTAYTAPLREDMLRALSTAIPADQRADRARADLALVGRTIDDLFGAVTIVNPGGSYTLATERSPLPLALRNDLAVPIRVRLQVDGPPGMTVTDPGVLELPPGYLPIRVPIEVHFTQRFAVDVALHTADGLTLGEPVRLSLHSNAYGKVLFFITLIAGATLAVLTGRRLWHRFRGQPDRADLEPPEPDHLHRRPPPPNPDPEVPPSRPESAP; translated from the coding sequence GTGACCCGCGCCCGCCGCGGTGCCCCGTGGGCGCTGCTGGCCACGCTGCTCCTGGCCCTGGTCCCCGCCCTGTTCCCGATCGCCGCCAACGGCGAACCCGACCGCACCGCGTTCCTGGTGGTCGAGATCGACCGGGTCACCCCCGACATCGTCGCCACCGCCAGCGAGCCGTTCGTCACCGTCGACGCCGCCGTCACCAACGTCAGCGACCGTCCGGTGCGCGAGGTGGTGGCCCGGCTGGAACGGGCCGATCCGCTGGTCGCCACCAGCGGGCTGCGCACCACCCACACCGAGGCCGCCACCTCCGGCTACCAGCCCGTCGGGCCGTTCCTGAACGTCACCAGCGAGCTGCGGCCCGGCCAGCGCGCCGCGGTGAGTTTTCGGTACCCGATCCGGCCGAGCGACGATCCCGGCCTCGGCATCGAGCATCCGGGGATCTATCCGCTGCTGATCAATGTCAACGGCACCCCCGACTACGGCTCGCCGGCCCGGCTCGCCGACGCCCGCTTCCTGCTGCCCGTCCTCGGGGTGCCCCCACCGCCCGAACCCGACACGGACGCCGCCCCGCCGGCACCGGGGGACGTCGTCGCCCCCGACACCGCCCGGCCGGTGCGGCTGACCATGCTCTGGCCGCTGGCCGATCGGCCCCGGCTGGTGCCGGGCATCGCCGGCGGCACCACCCCGGTGCGGTTGCTCGACGACGACCTGGCCGGCGAGCTCGGTCCCGGCGGCCGGCTCGACGGCCTGCTCGGCGCCGTCGAGTTCGCCACCGGCGCGAACCTCGACCCCGGCGGTGAGCTGGCCCGCACGCTGTGCCTGGCCGTCGACCCGGACCTGCTGGTCACGGTGAACGCGATGACCACCGGGTATGTGGTCGGCGACGCCCCCGGCACCGGGCAAACCGTCGCCGCGGCCTGGCTGGAGCGGCTGCGCGCGCTGGCCGCCCGAATGTGCGTCACGGCGCTGCCCTACGCGCAGGCCGACCTGGACGCGGTCGCCCGGGTCGGCAACGCGCCGCTGTTCAGCTTCGCCACCGTCGGCGCCCAGAATCTGGTCGACCAGTTGCTCGGGGTGACCTCGGTGCGCGGGGTGACGCTGTTCGGCGACCGGCCACTGACCAAGGAGGTCCTGCCGCTGCTCGACGGGAACGGGCAGACCGTGGCGATCGCCCCGGCCGCGGCCGCGACCGACCCGGCGACCGGTGCCCCGAGCACCGCCGACGTGACCGCGCACCGGGTCAGTGACCGGGTGGCCGTCGCCCCGTTCGACCCGGCGGTGACCGCCACGCTGGGCGCCCTCGGCGGCGCGAAGAATCCGCCGTCGTACCTGGATCCCTCGCTGCGGGTGCCCCCCGCCGCCGGCTCACCGACCGCCCTGCGCCAGGACGCCCTGGGGGCCCTGCTGTGGCGCGGACTGCATCCGGACACCGAGCCGCGCACCCAGACGGTGCTGCCGCCGCCCAACTGGCAGGTCGGCGCCGAGGACGCCGGCGCGCTGCTGACCGCGCTGACCACGCTGCTGCATTCGGGGCTGGCGCAACCGTTGCCGCTGCCGGAGCTGATCGGCCAGACCGTGGTGGTGCCCCCACCGCCGGTGCCGCTGGCCGCCGCGCCCGACACCGGCCGGTTCGACACCGAGGTGATCGGCACCATCGCCGACGAGGATGCCCGGCTGTCGGGGCTGACCGGATCGCTGGGCACCAACATGCAGACCGGCCTGACCGGGACCGCCTACACCGCCCCGCTGCGGGAGGACATGCTGCGGGCGCTGAGCACCGCCATCCCGGCCGATCAGCGTGCCGACCGGGCCCGGGCTGATCTCGCGCTGGTCGGTCGGACCATCGATGACCTGTTCGGGGCGGTGACGATCGTGAACCCGGGCGGCTCCTACACCCTGGCCACCGAGCGCAGCCCGCTGCCGCTGGCGCTGCGCAACGACCTGGCGGTGCCGATTCGGGTGCGGCTGCAGGTCGACGGCCCGCCCGGAATGACGGTCACCGACCCCGGGGTGCTGGAGTTGCCGCCGGGCTATCTGCCGATCCGGGTGCCGATCGAGGTGCACTTCACCCAGCGGTTTGCCGTCGACGTCGCGTTGCACACCGCCGACGGGCTGACGCTGGGCGAGCCGGTCCGGCTGTCGCTGCATTCCAACGCCTACGGCAAGGTGCTGTTCTTCATCACCCTGATCGCTGGGGCCACCCTGGCCGTCCTCACCGGGCGGCGGCTGTGGCACCGTTTCCGCGGCCAGCCCGACCGGGCCGATCTGGAGCCACCCGAACCCGACCATCTGCATCGCCGGCCCCCGCCGCCGAACCCCGATCCCGAAGTCCCCCCGTCCCGGCCGGAGTCCGCACCATGA
- the sigM gene encoding RNA polymerase sigma factor SigM, with product MLAAHVAGDPRAFSALYARHRPRLNRLATAHTRSREDAAEVLQEAMLAAHRGAPRFRQQAAVGSWLYRIVLNACRDRLRQRRHQPADPLDETLLAVPDRSAEITTALTVRRALMQLPVEQRAAVLAVDMHGLSVARTARLLGVAEGTVKSRCARGRRRLAVVLGPGRAELG from the coding sequence CTGCTGGCGGCCCACGTGGCCGGAGACCCGCGGGCATTTTCGGCGCTCTACGCCCGGCACCGGCCGCGGCTGAACCGGCTGGCCACCGCGCACACCCGCAGCCGGGAGGACGCCGCGGAGGTGCTGCAGGAGGCGATGCTGGCCGCCCACCGCGGCGCGCCGAGGTTCCGTCAGCAGGCCGCCGTCGGCAGTTGGCTGTACCGGATCGTGCTCAACGCCTGTCGGGACCGGCTGCGTCAGCGCCGCCACCAACCGGCCGACCCGCTCGATGAGACGCTCCTCGCGGTGCCCGACCGCAGCGCCGAGATCACCACCGCGCTGACCGTTCGCCGGGCACTGATGCAACTGCCCGTCGAGCAGCGCGCCGCAGTGCTGGCGGTGGACATGCACGGGTTGTCGGTCGCCCGCACCGCCCGCCTGCTGGGGGTCGCCGAGGGCACCGTCAAGAGTCGCTGTGCACGTGGGCGCCGCCGGCTCGCGGTGGTGCTCGGCCCCGGCCGGGCCGAGCTCGGCTGA
- the trxB gene encoding thioredoxin-disulfide reductase, which translates to MSSATSSGSDTVHDVIVIGSGPAGYTAAIYTARAELNPMVFEGTSFGGALMTTTEVENFPGFRNGIMGPDLMDEMREQALRFGADLQMEDIEAVSLEGPIKTVTTGSGDTFSARAIILAMGAAARYLGVPGEQELLGRGVSACATCDGFFFKDQDIAVIGGGDSAMEEATFLTRFARSVTLVHRREEFRASRIMLDRARANEKITFLTNTTVLGVEGTDTVTGLRVHNTVTGEDSTLPVTGVFVAIGHDPRSELVAGVLDRDDDGYVLTREGSTETSLPGVFAAGDLVDRSYRQAITAAGSGCAAAIDAERWLADAAESSPNTDLMGATQ; encoded by the coding sequence ATGAGCTCCGCCACATCGTCCGGCTCGGACACCGTTCACGACGTCATCGTCATCGGCTCCGGCCCCGCCGGTTACACCGCAGCGATCTACACCGCCCGCGCGGAGCTGAACCCGATGGTGTTCGAGGGCACCTCGTTCGGCGGCGCGCTGATGACCACCACCGAGGTGGAGAACTTCCCCGGCTTCCGCAACGGCATCATGGGCCCCGACCTGATGGACGAGATGCGCGAGCAGGCACTGCGCTTCGGCGCCGATCTGCAGATGGAGGACATCGAGGCGGTGTCCCTGGAGGGGCCGATCAAGACGGTCACCACCGGCTCCGGCGACACCTTCTCCGCGCGCGCGATCATCCTGGCGATGGGCGCGGCTGCCCGATACCTCGGCGTCCCCGGCGAGCAGGAACTGCTCGGCCGCGGCGTGAGCGCCTGCGCGACCTGCGACGGCTTCTTCTTCAAGGACCAGGACATCGCGGTGATCGGCGGCGGTGATTCGGCGATGGAGGAGGCCACCTTCCTCACCCGCTTCGCCCGCAGCGTCACCCTGGTGCACCGGCGCGAGGAATTCCGCGCCTCCCGGATCATGCTCGACCGGGCCCGCGCCAACGAGAAGATCACCTTCCTGACTAACACCACCGTGCTGGGCGTCGAGGGCACCGACACGGTGACCGGGCTGCGCGTGCACAACACCGTCACCGGCGAGGACTCCACCCTGCCGGTCACCGGCGTCTTCGTGGCGATCGGCCACGATCCGCGCTCGGAGCTGGTTGCCGGCGTACTGGACCGCGACGACGACGGCTACGTGCTGACCCGCGAAGGCAGCACCGAGACCTCGCTGCCGGGCGTGTTCGCCGCCGGCGACCTCGTCGACCGCAGCTACCGGCAGGCGATCACCGCCGCCGGCAGCGGCTGCGCGGCCGCGATCGACGCCGAGCGCTGGCTGGCCGACGCCGCCGAATCCTCCCCCAACACCGACCTGATGGGAGCCACCCAGTGA